CAGCACAGGACTAACAGAATCAACAGGAGAATACCTGCTACAATGAGGATTATGTCCTTGGTACTTAGCTTTCTGTGATGATGTGGCTTTGGAGAAGGCTTTGGTGTTTGGACTGGAAGATTTGAAGGTGGAGGTGAAGTGCATGGTTTTGATAGGTAACCGCATAGTTCTAGATTCCCAACAAAAGAGCTAGAGTTGAATCTTTTGGTGAGGAGTGAAGGGATATGACCAGAGAGATTGTTGTAAGATACATTGAATGAAGTGAGATTTGCTAGTTTGGTGAGTGAGTCTGGAATTTCTCCAATGAATTTGTTCCCAGACACATCAATTTGTCTAATGCCAGAGATATTCCCTATTGTTGGTGGGATTTGGCCATTAAACTTATTGTTCTTGAGGTTAAGCATTGAAAGATTGTGCAACCTGTCCAAATTATCAGGGATATGACTCTCAAGTTTATTACCCTCTAAATTCAATGAAACAAGAGAAGAAAGGTTGGAGAAGCTAGCAGGGAAGCTTCCATTGATGGAATTATGTGAAAGATCAAGATTTTGAAGCCTTGAAAGTGCACTTAGCTCACTTGGAATAGAGCCTCCAATATGGTTATGACTCAAAGAAATATTTTCAAGCAAAACCATGTTACTCAGAGAAACAGGAATGGAACCAGAAATGAGGTTGTGATCAAGGGTCAAANNNNNNNNNNNNNNNNNNNNNNNNNNNNNNNNNNNNNNNNNNNNNNNNNNNNNNNNNTTCCACCCCAAGAATCTGGTATAGAACCAGATAGATTGTTGTGCTGGAGGGCAAGAATAGTAAGGGATTGAGACATGGTGAAACTCCTAGGAATGGAACCAGTAAGTGAGTTGAAGCTCAAATTGATCCTGAATATCCTACTTGATTTTACCAAACTAGCAGGGATGTTACCAGTGAGTGAGTTATTGCTAACATCAAAAGACTGAAGCATTGGACAACTACCAATAGAAGGAGGAATAGAACCTGAAAGCTTGTTATTGAAGAGATAAACACCTCTAAGATTTGGAAGGAATCCTAAAGAAAAAGGGACAGAACCAGCAAGAACATTGTCATGGAGACTCAGCTTCCTGAGTGCTTGAAGCTGACCAATTTTCTCTGAGATTCTTCCGCCTAAACCCCTCCATGGAAGCTGAATTGCAATGACTTCACCATTGACACACTTGATACCTGCCCAACCACCAGAACAAGCACCAATACCACTGTCATTCCAGCTCCTCAGAACCCCTTTGAAGTCAATGAACTCATGCTTGATGGCCGTTAAGGCCTGGTAATCTGATTGTGTCACAATCACTCCATCATACAGGTGGCATGCAACAGGTTCAATGGTAGAAGCCAAAACATGAATGAACATGAAAATGGCCAAAAAGATTGAATCTTTACTACTACCCTTAACGTGGAAACCCTTGACATGCCAACTATTGGTTTCCATGAACAAAAGAAACAATCTATGTTGGTTTCTTTTTTGTGTCTATAAACAAAAATTCTCACTTTCTGTGACCAAGTTCAGagtagtagctagtttagtattacaatggaagaggaagaaagaaagcaatGTAGAGGGGTGAAGGAAGAGCAAAGTGAGAGGGTGTGTTAAAAGGAGATGGAGTAAGGTTTCTGATGAATGCATGTGATTGAAGAAAAGATGGGGGGTGGGGTTATTGTTATTGATTCCTGTGGTAGAATGAGTCAAAGGGTAcacattattttttctttcttctgtgATTTGCTAACGGCTAGTTTTACTGGTTATATTATATGGTTGTTTACATTATTAACATTaacattattgttattattattaatatcatATATATCTGAATTTTTCAGATACAAATAACGGGTTGGGTTGGGACCTAGAGAGACCAATGTAGCAGAAGAGAGTTAAGGTTTGGTTTGGTGACTCCCAACGGCTACATTTCATTGGATTTGGTTTTGGATGGATTATGTGATCCTCAAAACGATGGGGCCACTTTGCCACGTTTTGATCAGTGTGATCATCATTAATAATTTGGTATAGGAAAACTGTGTCGCCTAAGAAGCATCAATAGTTCTGATACAATATTTATCGATATTTGTTCGACATGTATCGTGTCTGTAGTATCTAatcatattttaataaaaaataaaaaataacaaacttaaacatatttaaatatcatcattaaaaatattaaaaataattaaaaattatttatattttaaaattaataaaatatcaaaatatcattgtaatttatctaaaaaatactttatattttatatatatcttataagattttaaaatttatgtgtcCGTGTGTCCCATGTCGTGTCGTGCCGTGTTTCGTATtagtatttatgtttgtgtccgTATCCGTGCATCATAGTGTGTCACGTAGGCTAAACTAGTTAATTACCAAATTTGCCCTTATGTTAGGGTTTTTTTCTTTGGATATTtcttatctaaattttaaagaaCATATTAggtgaataaattattttataataattaagtttaatttaatttttttatgtattttctctttttttttaaattgatttttattgtatcaataaattataagaacaatttagtaaaatttaattcataaaaTGATTTAATCATGTAATATCAGTAAAATACTAATACAAATATACAATTCCatcatattaaaatttgaaaaaaaagtttagaAAAGTAAGTGTTAATTTCAAGTAATCCAGTGTCTCTAATTTGAGCTattgaatattaaaaaaaataaaaataaaaataaaaaagctataTCCGGTCTAAAATCTTACTAAACTTGAAATAAATTAgtcaaacttaaaaataaatatgtatatgTATTACACAAAAGATAAAAGTATATTTAATAGCAACTATAttacacataaaaaataaattatttatatacaaatacatactaatttaatagttaatttttaattttaattgttaaacAACAGTAACACCCTTAATTGTTTATAATGTAATGTGGTAAGgctcattaaataaaaatgtagcTAACGACAATAAAAGATGCTTTCCTAATTATATTAGACATATATTAGTGTAGGACAATTTTAtcataagtattttttttatttgcgaGATGAATGATTTGTATTATaccgaaaaaacaaaaataaaattcatcttTATGGAGATGCATGGAGTTGAGGGAGGCATCATTATACATGAACTGTAAATGGGGCACCAATGCCCAGCAGAacctttgaaaaatcatgatgTTAGGAAGAACTAAATTATCATCCTTCGTTGTCATAGTCGCAAGTTACAACGAAAGTCCGGTGAATAATTGTCCTTATGTTTTTCAACATTTTAGACCAACATGATGAATAAGTGAGCACCAAGAAACCGTTGTTTTCCTTGATAAAAAGAGTTTAATGTGACTGAAAGCTGACCCCATTttatagaaacaaaattaaatccCAAATTTTAGTACAGATTTATTTTaagtacaaaaataaaataccgATTCTATATATGACCTCTCCATAAAAagcatgaagaaaaaaaattggttgcaTTAATAGGTGAGGCCACGCAATTGTGATCTAGATTTTAAGGTCCATAATAGCTAATTAAGTAgacgagtgagctgaccactcgaTCAACccaaattagttattaataataattaattaattactacaaatcacaaaatttgcTGATCCACTCTCCTAGCACTCCTCCTTTTAAAATTCATAGCTCTTAAGAAAGTGAGATCAGGTTCGAGTTTAGAAGAGGAAGGGAACTAAGGACGTTAGATGTctctttaaagtttaaaccataaagatttttttctcttttactttaataaatacataatgaataaattaaaattttcaacgatatatatatattttttttaaagtaaaagagCTCAACACATTAAGGTGGAGCATGCAGAATCAAACAACAGAAAACATCAAGCAAATAACAACGCCTAAACCAAGGAGACAAAAATCCCATGTCATCTCCGGCATAGCCATCAACAACCCTAGGGATAAACACCTCTCCACTCGTCGCAGCTAAGGAAGGTCATTGTGATGATATCTTGTACGCCTTTACCCTCATTCTGAAAAATCCGCCTATTTCGCTCCATCCAAATGTGCCAAATGATCGCACAGAAACACCTCAATCGCTGCTTCCGATCGTCTTTTCGTCGCGGCTCATCTGTCCAACTTAAGAAATGATCCTTCACCAGCTCCG
This sequence is a window from Arachis duranensis cultivar V14167 chromosome 2, aradu.V14167.gnm2.J7QH, whole genome shotgun sequence. Protein-coding genes within it:
- the LOC107475394 gene encoding LOW QUALITY PROTEIN: probably inactive leucine-rich repeat receptor-like protein kinase IMK2 (The sequence of the model RefSeq protein was modified relative to this genomic sequence to represent the inferred CDS: deleted 4 bases in 2 codons) gives rise to the protein METNSWHVKGFHVKGSSKDSIFLAIFMFIHVLASTIEPVACHLYDGVIVTQSDYQALTAIKHEFIDFKGVLRSWNDSGIGACSGGWAGIKCVNGEVIAIQLPWRGLGGRISEKIGQLQALRKLSLHDNVLAGSVPFSLGFLPNLRGVYLFNNKLSGSIPPSIGSCPMLQSFDVSNNSLTGNIPASLVKSSRIFRINLSFNSLTGSIPRSFTMSQSLTILALQHNNLSGSIPDSWGGXXXXXXXXXXXXXXXXXXXLTLDHNLISGSIPVSLSNMVLLENISLSHNHIGGSIPSELSALSRLQNLDLSHNSINGSFPASFSNLSSLVSLNLEGNKLESHIPDNLDRLHNLSMLNLKNNKFNGQIPPTIGNISGIRQIDVSGNKFIGEIPDSLTKLANLTSFNVSYNNLSGHIPSLLTKRFNSSSFVGNLELCGYLSKPCTSPPPSNLPVQTPKPSPKPHHHRKLSTKDIILIVAGILLLILLVLCCFLLCCLIRKRAASSRKGAKATSKASASARSVEKGGAGGEVESGGEAGGKLVHFDGPFVFTADDLLCATAXXXXXXXXXXXXXXXXYGTAYKATLEDGNQVAVKRLREKSTKGPKEFEAEVASLGKIRHPNLLALRAYYLGPKGEKLLVFDYMPKGSLASFLHARGPEIVIDWPTRMKIAIGVTRGLSYLHNQESIVHGNLTSGNILLDEQTNAHITDFGLSRLMTTSANTNIIATAGSLGYNAPEISKTKKPNMKSDVYSLGVIILELLTGKPPGEPTNGMDLPQWVASIVKEEWTNEVFDLELMTDAPAIGDELLNTLKLALHCVDPSPAARPEAPQVLQQLEEIKPDLAAGDDDDDGTLKTAE